From Patescibacteria group bacterium, a single genomic window includes:
- a CDS encoding helix-turn-helix transcriptional regulator, translating into MLVVVNTILAYNMKSYTKIKKQFLKDRSVRKAYKDLDAEFKLIQTIIEKRTVKGLTQAALANKIGTKQSAIARLESGSYNPSLLFLEKVAKALDAQLVVSISS; encoded by the coding sequence ATGTTAGTAGTTGTTAATACTATACTTGCCTATAATATGAAATCCTATACCAAAATTAAAAAGCAATTTCTTAAAGACAGGTCAGTTCGCAAGGCCTACAAAGATCTTGATGCTGAATTTAAACTAATTCAGACCATTATTGAGAAACGGACTGTAAAAGGGCTGACACAAGCGGCACTGGCAAATAAAATTGGAACTAAACAATCCGCAATAGCACGGCTTGAGTCAGGGAGTTATAACCCTTCTTTGTTATTTTTGGAAAAAGTTGCTAAAGCCCTCGATGCACAATTGGTTGTATCTATTTCTTCGTAA
- a CDS encoding alpha/beta fold hydrolase, with protein MNKRVYIIHGWSDNPESGWFPWLKNELKAKGYQVFVPAMPDTDAPDIAKWVGYLAELVGKPDENTYFVGHSIGCQTIMRYLQGLNPGAKVGGVVFVAGWFQLQNLNEEEKVVAKPWLETPIDFAKIREAVGENITVLLSDNDPFGALEKNKKIFENKLHAKIILLHKKGHICEYDRIKKLPEVAGLF; from the coding sequence ATGAACAAGCGTGTTTATATAATTCATGGCTGGAGCGACAACCCGGAATCGGGCTGGTTCCCCTGGCTCAAAAATGAACTGAAAGCAAAGGGCTATCAGGTTTTTGTACCGGCGATGCCGGATACAGATGCGCCTGACATTGCCAAATGGGTCGGATACTTAGCCGAGCTGGTCGGCAAGCCCGATGAAAACACCTATTTTGTCGGCCACAGCATCGGCTGTCAGACGATAATGAGATATTTACAGGGTTTGAACCCGGGCGCAAAAGTTGGCGGCGTTGTTTTTGTGGCCGGATGGTTCCAGTTACAAAATTTAAATGAAGAAGAAAAAGTTGTGGCCAAGCCGTGGCTGGAAACACCGATTGATTTTGCCAAAATTCGGGAAGCGGTTGGTGAAAATATTACAGTTTTGCTTTCAGACAATGACCCATTCGGAGCGCTTGAAAAAAATAAAAAAATATTTGAAAATAAACTTCACGCAAAAATAATTCTTCTGCACAAAAAAGGCCACATCTGCGAGTATGACCGAATAAAGAAGTTGCCGGAGGTGGCGGGGTTGTTTTAG
- a CDS encoding type II toxin-antitoxin system RelE/ParE family toxin: protein MEVKFFDNTIEVFISNLEKLTIAKILRTIDLLERFGPQLGMPHSKKIGDKIFELRVRGKQEVRLFYTFYKNNAVILCGFIKKSQKIPQREILAARQKLTGLDKV, encoded by the coding sequence ATGGAGGTAAAATTCTTTGATAATACAATTGAAGTGTTTATTAGTAACCTCGAAAAACTAACCATCGCAAAGATCTTGCGCACTATTGATCTTTTGGAACGGTTTGGACCGCAGCTGGGAATGCCGCATAGTAAAAAGATTGGTGATAAAATTTTTGAGTTGCGTGTACGTGGCAAACAGGAAGTCCGTCTTTTTTATACATTTTATAAAAACAACGCCGTTATTTTGTGTGGATTTATTAAAAAATCTCAAAAAATTCCTCAAAGAGAAATATTGGCGGCTCGGCAGAAGCTGACAGGACTTGACAAAGTATAA
- the recA gene encoding recombinase RecA produces the protein MPKISEEVKEKLKAAESAIEQIKSKFGEGAIMKFGEARTMQVDAVPTGCLSLDIALGVGGVPRGRVIEIYGPEASGKTTLAQHIVAEIQKLGGIAAFVDAEHALDPDYAKKIGVKVDELLISQPDTGEQALDIVETLVRSNAVDVIVIDSVAALVPKAEIEGEMGDSHMGLQARLMSQALRKLTAIISKSKTVVIFINQIRMKIGVFFGNPETTTGGNALKFYSSVRIEVRRAAQIKQGDRIIGNRVKAKVVKNKVAAPFRTCEFDIMYNEGISVSGDMIDAGVLYKVVGKSGNSYSYNGEKLAVGREAAKKFLRENPKLMKEISKSIWEAVKKGEAPEEESAADIADANDVPPPVEE, from the coding sequence ATGCCAAAAATTTCCGAGGAGGTAAAGGAGAAACTAAAAGCCGCCGAGAGCGCAATTGAGCAGATTAAGAGCAAATTCGGCGAGGGTGCGATTATGAAATTCGGCGAGGCCAGAACCATGCAGGTTGATGCCGTGCCGACCGGATGTTTATCCTTGGACATTGCCTTGGGAGTCGGCGGCGTGCCCCGCGGACGCGTTATTGAGATATATGGCCCGGAAGCCAGCGGCAAAACCACCCTGGCCCAACACATTGTGGCTGAAATCCAAAAATTGGGCGGCATTGCCGCGTTTGTGGATGCCGAACACGCTCTTGACCCGGATTATGCCAAAAAAATCGGCGTAAAAGTTGATGAACTTTTAATTTCCCAGCCGGACACCGGCGAACAGGCCCTGGATATTGTGGAAACCTTGGTGCGTTCAAACGCGGTTGATGTGATTGTGATTGACTCGGTGGCCGCGCTTGTGCCAAAAGCGGAAATTGAAGGCGAAATGGGTGATTCACACATGGGTTTGCAGGCACGCTTAATGAGCCAGGCCCTGCGCAAACTAACTGCCATCATCAGCAAATCAAAAACTGTGGTAATTTTCATAAACCAGATCCGCATGAAGATCGGAGTTTTCTTTGGCAATCCGGAAACCACCACCGGCGGCAATGCTTTGAAATTTTATTCTTCAGTGCGCATTGAAGTTCGCCGCGCCGCCCAAATAAAACAGGGGGACAGAATAATCGGCAACCGCGTCAAGGCAAAAGTGGTAAAAAACAAAGTAGCCGCGCCCTTCCGCACCTGCGAATTTGATATTATGTATAATGAAGGCATTTCCGTGAGCGGTGATATGATTGACGCTGGGGTGTTATATAAAGTTGTGGGCAAATCCGGAAATTCTTATAGTTATAACGGCGAAAAATTGGCCGTGGGCCGCGAAGCCGCCAAAAAATTCTTAAGAGAAAATCCAAAACTAATGAAAGAAATCAGTAAATCGATTTGGGAAGCGGTCAAAAAAGGCGAAGCGCCGGAGGAAGAATCAGCCGCTGATATTGCGGACGCAAATGATGTGCCACCGCCGGTGGAAGAATAA
- a CDS encoding HAD-IA family hydrolase, with translation MPNKIKTFVFDLGGVVFADGSSKIGSILEKEKGYDPELIQKIIKSEKRREALRGKIQDEEFWNWAKAQLPPDYDIDYIRNAYYGSYKLDEDISKLILELKKLGYRRIIFSGNMKSRVEYLEQKYNFSKNFDGAVYSFVVGHTKPDPEFFEAMINVIKCDPSEAIFIDDREDNLKLVEKYGVKTTFYSEGKIKKLLSELKKLGVEISPN, from the coding sequence ATGCCAAATAAAATAAAAACTTTTGTCTTTGATCTGGGCGGAGTAGTTTTTGCTGATGGCAGCAGTAAAATCGGAAGTATTTTAGAAAAAGAAAAGGGATATGACCCGGAACTGATCCAAAAAATTATTAAATCTGAAAAACGAAGAGAAGCCCTGCGGGGAAAAATTCAGGATGAAGAATTTTGGAATTGGGCGAAGGCGCAATTGCCGCCGGATTATGATATAGATTATATCCGCAATGCCTATTATGGCAGCTATAAATTAGATGAGGATATATCCAAGTTAATTTTGGAACTTAAAAAATTAGGTTATCGCAGAATAATTTTTTCCGGCAATATGAAGAGCCGGGTTGAGTATCTGGAACAGAAATATAATTTTTCTAAAAATTTTGACGGCGCAGTTTATTCGTTTGTAGTCGGTCATACCAAACCTGATCCAGAATTTTTTGAAGCGATGATAAATGTGATAAAATGTGACCCGTCAGAAGCGATATTTATTGATGATCGTGAGGATAATTTGAAGTTAGTAGAAAAATACGGAGTGAAAACAACTTTTTACAGTGAAGGAAAGATAAAAAAACTTTTGTCAGAACTGAAAAAGCTTGGAGTTGAGATTTCCCCAAATTAA